From Petrotoga sp. 9PW.55.5.1:
AACCGATGAAAAAACAATTGATTATATCATGGATAATCTATTAGAAATAACCATTGACGAATTAAAAGATATTTTAGAGTGAAATCATAAAACTTCCTAAATAATTATTAATTTATTTCTTGCAAAAAATTTAGGTTTAATTCCCCTTTTTGAAGGGTTAATATAATAGAATTCGCCTGTTGAGAGGTTTATTGGTTTTTATTCCCCTTCAAGGAAGGGGAATTGAACAGCAGAAAAAACTTGGATGCCTGGCTCCTGTTGAGTTCAGAAACCAAGCATCCAGTTGTATATAGTTTTTTATTAATTTTCGTGTCTACTTGACATGGGGCAGTTCATATATCAGCCCTTTTATTCTTGAAAAGAAAGTCAATTATTTGGCGGTCATTTCAGGTACATTTTAAATAATATAAAGGAATATAAAGAAAGCAAAGAATTATAGAATTAATCCTCAAAGAAGGCTTCTTTGTTTTGTAATACACCTTTTTCGAAGTTTATGTTGAAGTTTTTTGATGCAAAGAAGTTTATAAGGTTTTTAATTTCTTTAGTTTGAGGTTGTTTTTTTAAGAAGTTGATAATATTTTTTTTAGTGTTTTGATTGATATTATGGTAATGGACAAAAATACTATATTTTTTGTTTCCTATTTTCCAAATAAGAGGCCTATTCTTATACAATTTTTCATGGTTTTTTTGGTAATTATTAATTAAGTATCTTTCAATCTCTTTTTTTATTATTCTTTCAATTTGGTTTCTTTCATCAAAAACCAAATTCATTATTTTATCTTCACTTTCTTTTGAAAAACCTAAAGGAATAAATCCTTCATTAGATTGTAAAAGGTACTTTTGAACATCCCTGTCTATTTTTAAATAAGCTAACTCTTTTAAATTTTCATCTAATTCAATATTTTTTAAAACTGAAAGTGGATTTTTTAGTAATATTTCAGCTTTGGTTTTTATATAATTTATATACTGCTCTCTATTGCGGTTTCTATTTGAATCATTTTGTTGACGGGGAAATTCTTTTAAGTTGGTTATATAAAAATGTTTAATTGATTTTTCAATATTTTCTAATATTTTTACATTTAATCCCATTTCGTGTGCAAACTCTTCATTCAAAAAATCTCTTAAAGAAGGCAGACTTTCTATATCTTTTATTGAATCTAGTGGATAAAAAGAAACAGGAAGGTCTACTATGTTATATATCTTACTATAACAGTTTCTTTCTAAGCCATATAAATTATAAACCAAAGTATCTATTAACCCCTCAGAAAGCAAAAGATAAGTATCTAATATATTTTTTGATTCTATAAAATTATAGATACTTTCAAAATTGCTCAGGGTTTGATCATTAAAATGAAGTTCTGTAGGGAATATTTCCAAATTTTGCTTTTTTATTGCAACATTTAATCTTGATAGATTTTCAAGAGTTTCATTTTCATAAGTATTTTTAAATATAGATTCTGGTATAGGAATCTTTTTTAAATCCCCCACTTCTAAATCGACGCTTCCCGCTATAAATTTCTCTAAATACTTAAAAAAACTGCTATTAAGTAAGGCTAAAAATCTAAAAATATGATTTTTATCAGAGAAAAAAATAGAACTTCCCTTGCAATCAAACATAAAGTTGGGGGGTAAATAACGAAAGGTTGCTCCTTTAGAGGTGGTCATGGTATAAGTTATTCCCTCTCTGAAGTAATACTTCCTATTTGGAAGTTTGTTTCCCATTTTAGAAAGCAAGTTATAATTTTCTTCATCAAAAGCTATAACCCACCATAGGTTTCCATACCAATTATTATATGGTCCTCCTTTTGTATAAGGCACCCATTTTTTTTCATCTTTTATATGGTTAAAACTTATGTCCTCTCTTTTTACTTCCCAAAAGTATCTCAAAAATTTTTGGTTATCTCCCGTAGCAATACCTTGTCTTACCTCGGCGTATTTTTCTAAACCTTTATGTTCAAAAGTTACAATAATTTTTGGATCAACCCAATAAATAAAAGGTATTCTTGGGATTTTTAAAAACTTCTTTTTATCTATGTAATGAACATACTTAGAGATATAAAGCTTATCTTTTTCTTTCCAAATTTTATACAAGGCTTCTTTTTTTGCATCTTTTCCCTTAACACCTGTTAGATTGATATATTCTCCAATCTTCTCTTCTTTGCCTTTTTTTAATACAAACATCGTTGTATCTACAAGGGCACTTTCAAAAACTCCACCCAGACCAAAATGTACCAATTTTTCTATTTGAAAATTTTCTAAAATAAACTTTCTTGTTTGCTCATAGCTGCTAATAAACATAAAAGTTTGTGGAGTTATCATGCCAACATACC
This genomic window contains:
- a CDS encoding Eco57I restriction-modification methylase domain-containing protein, which codes for MDILSSEYDIVLTNPPYLDSSDYSLVLKDFINKDYKDFRKNLYSCFIRKSYDLVKNNGYVGMITPQTFMFISSYEQTRKFILENFQIEKLVHFGLGGVFESALVDTTMFVLKKGKEEKIGEYINLTGVKGKDAKKEALYKIWKEKDKLYISKYVHYIDKKKFLKIPRIPFIYWVDPKIIVTFEHKGLEKYAEVRQGIATGDNQKFLRYFWEVKREDISFNHIKDEKKWVPYTKGGPYNNWYGNLWWVIAFDEENYNLLSKMGNKLPNRKYYFREGITYTMTTSKGATFRYLPPNFMFDCKGSSIFFSDKNHIFRFLALLNSSFFKYLEKFIAGSVDLEVGDLKKIPIPESIFKNTYENETLENLSRLNVAIKKQNLEIFPTELHFNDQTLSNFESIYNFIESKNILDTYLLLSEGLIDTLVYNLYGLERNCYSKIYNIVDLPVSFYPLDSIKDIESLPSLRDFLNEEFAHEMGLNVKILENIEKSIKHFYITNLKEFPRQQNDSNRNRNREQYINYIKTKAEILLKNPLSVLKNIELDENLKELAYLKIDRDVQKYLLQSNEGFIPLGFSKESEDKIMNLVFDERNQIERIIKKEIERYLINNYQKNHEKLYKNRPLIWKIGNKKYSIFVHYHNINQNTKKNIINFLKKQPQTKEIKNLINFFASKNFNINFEKGVLQNKEAFFED